The DNA region GCGCCGCCGACATGCCGTCGGGCTGGTTCCTGCCCAACGACGGTTACGGCTGCGGCTACACCGCGCCCCTGAAGAGCACGGTCGACGCCCTGAAGGCCAAGGGCTTCCAGACCGGCCTGTGGACCTCGACCGGCCTGTCCGGCATCGCCGACGAGGTCGGCACCGCCGGTTCGCGCGGGGTGAAGACCGACGTCGCCTGGATCGGCGGCGGCTACAAGTACGCCTTCGACGGCGTCCAGCAGGCGGTCGACGGCATCGAGAAGAACTCCGACGCCCGCCGCTACGTCTGGACGGTCGACGGCTGGGCCGGCACGCAGCGCAACGCCATCGTCTGGACCGGCGACACGCCGGGCACCTGGGACGCCATGCGCTGGCACGTCCCGGCGATCACCGGCGCGGGCCTGTCCGGCCTCAACTACGCCTCCGGCGACGTGGACGGCATCTTCCAGGGCAGCCCGAAGACGTACGTCCGCGACCTGCAGTGGAAGGCGATGACGCCCGTCTTCATGACGATGTCCGGCTGGGGGCCCACCAGCCCGGAGGCCGGCTACCAGGACAAGCAGCCCTGGCGCTTCGCCGAGCCGTACCTGTCCATCAACCGCACGTACCTCAAGCTGAAGATGCGGATGATGCCGTACTTCTACTCCATGAGCCGGGTGGCGAACGAGACCGGCACGCCGACGCTGCGGGCCATGGTCCTGGAGTACCCGGACGACCCGGTCGCGCGGGGCAACCAGACGAGCGGTCAGTTCATGTCCGGCGACTCGCTCCTGGTGGCTCCCGTGGTGACGGACACGACGAAGCGGGACGGCATCTACCTGCCCGCCGGCACGTGGACGGACTACTGGAGCGGCCGGACGTACAGCGGTCCGGGCTGGCTGAACGGCTACGACGCCCCGCTCGACCGGCTCCCCATGTTCGTCAAGGGCGGCGGGATCGTGCCGATGTGGCCGCAGATGAACCACACCGGCGAGAAGCCGGTCGACACCCTCACGTACGACGTGTACCCGCGCGGCTCGTCGACGTTCACGCTGTACGAGGACGACGGCATCACGCGCCAGTACCAGACCGGCGCGTACGCCAAGCAGAAGGTCGACGTCACGGCACCCGCCTCCGGCACCGGTGACGTGAAGATCAGCGTCGGCGCGAGCACCGGCTCGTACGCGGGCAAGCCCGCCTCGCGCGGCTACGCGTTCACCGTCCACGCGGCCGCCGCCCCCACCGGCGTCACCGTCGACGGCGCGGCCCTGCCGGCGCTGACGTCGAAGGCCGCGTACGACTCCGCCACGACCGGCTGGTACTTCGACCCGGCCGACCGTTCCGGCACCCTGTGGGTCAAGACGGGCTCGAAGTCGGGCGCGTTCACGGTCACCGCGTCCGGCGTGACGCTGCTCCCGGCCACCGAGGTCCCCGCCACGGGCACGCCGATCTCCAAGTCCGCCTGGACGATCGCGTACGCCGACAGCCAGGAGACGGCGTACGAGGACGGGGCCGCCGCGAACGCCATCGACGGCGACCCGGCCACCAAGTGGCACACCGCCTACTCCGGCGGCACGGCCGCACAGCTCCCCCACGAGGTCCAGATCGACCTCGGGGCGCGCTACGACGTCGACAGCCTGTCGTACCTGCCGCGGCAGGACGGCGGGAGCAACGGGCGCATCGGGTCGTACGAGGTGTACGTCTCCGACACCACCGCGAGCTGGGGCAGCCCGGTCGCGACCGGCACCTGGGCCGACAGCGCCACGGAGAAGAAGGCCTCCTTCGCGCCGAAGACGGGACGCTACCTGCGCCTGAAGGCCCTCAGCGAGGCCGGCGACAGCGGCCCGTGGACCAGCGCCGCCGAGATCTCCGCGACCGGCCTGGCCACCCCGCTCCCGTCGAACGCGACGCTGGTCAACGGGGCTTCGGGCACCTGCGTGGACCTGCCGTACAGCGCCACGGCCCCCGGCACGCAGCCGACGCTGTACGCCTGCCACGGCGGCGCCAACCAGCGCTGGACGTTCACCGCGGCCGGCGCCCTGACCGGCAAGGACGGCGTCTGCCTCGACGGCTCCGGCACCACCGTGACCGTCCAGGCCTGCAACGGCTCGGCCGGTCAGAAGTGGCAGCTCGGCGCGCAGGCGACGATCACCAGCGGCGGACGCTGCCTGGCCCCGGTCGGATCGGGCACGGCCAACGGCACGAAGCTGACGCTCGCCACCTGCTCGGGCGCGGCGGCCCAGCGCTGGACGCCGACCGCCTGACGACCGACACCTGAGGGGAGCTGCGCCCCCGACCGGCATCGGTCGGGGGCGCAGCCATGAGGTTCCTGAGGCCTCCGGAGGTGGCCCGGGTGATGAGGAACGACAGGGCTGCCGCGGCGACTGGAGCGCCGCGTAGAAGATGACCATGTTGCAGCCGGTCCACTCCCGGGGCAAGGGGTGGCCGAGCAGGTCGAGCTGGGCGCCGGCCGAGTCGAGCGCGTTGATCACCGGGCTGACCGGGGGTGTAGAGGTACGTCCAGATCAGGGCGGCGAGCAAGCCCGTAGGCCCGTAGGCTCGGGGAATGGTCGAGAAGCGGGTACGGAGCGAGGGGCGGGGACCGGGTCGCCCGCGTGACGAGCGGGTCGACATCGCGGTCCTCGACGCGGTGGTCGCCCTGGTGGCCGAGGGCGGCCTGGCCGCCGTCACCATGGACGCGGTGGCCCTGCGGGCCGGGGTCGGCAAGATGACCATCTACCGCCGCTGGCCCACCAAGCAGGACCTGCTGATCGCCGCCGCCGAGTCCCGGGTCGGTCCGCTGTCCGTGCCGGACCTGGGGGACTTCCGCGCCGAGCTGAGGGTCGTACTCGAAACGCGCCTGAAGGTGTACCGGGAGCCGGGGATCGATCGACTGCTTGCCGGCGTGATCGGCGCGGCGGCCGAGGCCGACGCCGTACGCACCGCCTACGGCGCCTACTCCGCCCGGGGCATGGGCGAGACGCGGCGCATCCTGGAGCGCGGGATCGCCCGCGGGGACGTGCGGCCGGACATCGACGTCCGCGCGGTGGCCACGATGGTGGCCGCACCGCTGGTGTTCCGGCTGGTCGGCGAGATGGAGGCGCCCGACGGCGCACTCGTGGACACGGTGGTGGAACTCGTGTCGCGGGCCGTGGCCGCGAGCGACTGACCAGAGAACACCTCCCCGCGAAACCTCGGAATTGGTAGGGCCAGACCCCTTGCTCCCGGCCATCTCGATATCGATACTTCCGGTACCGAATTCCTGATCGCCCTCGCGGAGGAACTCCATGGCCACGTCTGCCGCCACCCCCCAGCCGGTCCTCGACAAGCCCCTGCTGCACTACGGCAGCCGGGTTCTGGAGCGCACGGCCCCCGGCGCACCCCGGTCCGAGTACCGGATCCTGGACATCTCACCGCTCACCCCGCACATCGGCGCCGAGATCGGTGGCGTCGACCTGACGCGCCCCATCAGCAAGGAACTGGTCACCGAGCTCCGTCTGGCGCTGTTGGAGTGGAAGGTGATCTTCTTCCGGGACCAGCACGGCTTCACCCCCGAGCACCACCTCGCCCTCGCCGGAGTCTGGGGCGAGCCGGAGGTGAACCCGTTCTTCCCCAAGAGCGAGACGGCCGGCGTCTCGCGGCTCGCCAAGGACGCCATGGCCGTCGGCCAGGAGAACATCTGGCACAGCGACCACTCCTTCATGGCCGCACCCGCTCAGGGCTCGGTCCTGCGCGCGGTCGAGATACCGCCCACGGGCGGCGACACGATGTGGGCGGACATGTACGCCGCCTACGACAACCTCTCGGAGCGTATGAAGGCCCGGATCGAGGGGCTCACCGCGGTGCACGACTGGGTGCCGAGCTGGGGCGCGACGATGACCGAGGAGCAGATCGCGCACTTCCGGCGCTCCCTGCCTCCGGTGGAGCACCCGGTGGTCGTCCGTCACCCGCGGACCGGGCGCAAGCTGCTCTACGTCAACGAGCCCTTCACCACGCGCATCGTCGGCCTGTCGGAGGACGAGAGCCGCGAGCTGCTCGACACGCTCGTGCTCCAGGCCCGGATCCCCGAGTACCAGGTGCGCTTCCGCTGGCAGCCGGACTCGATCGCGATCTGGGACAACATCGCGGTCCAGCACTACGCGATCAACGACTACTACCCGCAGCGCCGGGTCATGGAGCGGATCGCCGTCGCGGGCGTGCCGCTGTCCTGACCGCCCGCCGCCGTATCACTTCTCTCTCCCCGTAGCGCCTCTACCCCGCAGCATCCCTCCCTCGCCGTCCCGCACCCCCGGAGGTTCCCGTGACCACTGCCGAGACCTCGGCCAGACCGCCACGCACCCGGTACACCAAGGCAGTTCGCGACTCCGGCACCCGCGCCTGGATCGTCACCGGACTCCTCGTGGTCTTCATGATGGTCAACTTCGCCGACAAGGCCGTGTTCGGTCTCGCGGCCGACGAGATCCGGGCCGATCTGGGGCTGTCCGCGACCGAGTTCGGGCTGGCGAACAGCGCGTTCTTCCTGCTGTTCTCGGTGGCCGCCGTCGCCGTGGGACTCCTCGCCGACCGGGTCTCCCCCAAGTGGCTGCTGCTTGCCATGGCGCTGCTCTGGTCGGTGGCCCAGGTGCCGGCCGCCCTGGGCGGCGGCCTCGCCGTGCTCATCGGCACCCGGATCGTGCTCGGCGCAGCCGAGGGGCCCGCGTTCCCGGTCGCCCAGCAGGCCGCGCTGTCGTGGTTCCCCAACCACCGGCGCAATCTGCCGGGGGCCCTGGTCACTCTGGGTGTGACCCTGGGCGTGATCACGGCGGCGCCGGGCCTGACCTGGGTCATCGCCCGTCACGGCTGGCGTGCCGCGCTCTGGGTGCTCGCCGCGGCAGGTCTGCTGTGGGCGGCCGCGTGGCTGGGCTGCGGTGCCGACGGCCACCACCGCGATGCCGCCGCCGACCGGGCCGGCGTCCGGAGCGCCCCCTCGGGCAGGTCCGTGGCATGGGCCGCGTACCGGCGCATCTTCGGCAGCCGTACCTGGATCGGCACCACCGTCGCGTACTTCACCAGCTACTGGGTCGTCGCCCTGATGCTCGTGTGGATGCCGTCCTACCTGAGGAACGGCCTCGGCCACTCGTCGGAGACGGCCGGCAAGCTGGTGGCCGTCCCCTGGGCGCTCGGCGCCGTGGCACTGCTCGCTCAGGCCGCGCTCACCGGGTGGCTGATGCGCCGTGGGGTGAGCAGCCGCTGGGCACGCGGCCGGGTCGGCGCCGGACTTCTCCTCGTCGCCGCACTGTGCTTCCTCGCCGTTCCGTTCGTCGCCGGCACCGGGGCGAAGACGGCGCTGCTCGTGGCCGGCTTCGGCATCGGCGGCTCCTTCGCGACCGTCGCGATCACCACGGTCGCCGAACTCGCCCCGGCCGAGCGGCGCGGCGGCGCGCTCGGCACGATGAACGCGGTCGTGACCACCGCGGGCCTGATCGCCCCGACCGTGGTCGGCCGCATGATCGACAGCCAGGGCGGCAGCGGCTACCAGAACGCCGTCGTGCTCTCGGCCGTCCTGCTCCTGCTGGGCGCCGTCGCGGCCTTCGCCCTCATCGACCCGGCGCGAGATGCCACACCTGCGGACGCCTGACTCCTCCGCCCGCCCCCCCGATCCCCTGAAGGAGCCCGACCATGACCGAACTCGTCGACACCGCCGCGGCGTTGGACCACGCCGTCGCCGAACTGCGGGAGGGCGCCTCGTCCTGGGCCCGCACACCGCTCGCCGAACGCATCGCGCTCCTCGAACGGCTGCTGCCGCGCATCGCCGACGGCGCCGAGAACATGGTGGCGGCCTGCGCCCGGGCCAAGGGCTACGACGCCGGCTCCGCCTGGGCGGCGGAGGACTGGGCGGGTGCGCCATGGGCTCTGGCCCAGACCACAAGCGCCTATCTGCGCGTCCTGCGCCGGGTCGCGGCCGGTGAGGAGCCGATCCCCGCCCGTGCCGTGCACGAGCGGGACGGGCGGACCGTCGTCGACGTCTTCCCGGCGTCGGGGTGGGACAGCCTGCTGCTGAACGGTTTCACCGCGCAGGTGTGGACCCGGCCCGGCACGACCGCGGACGGGGTACGAAGCCGGGCGGCGGGCCCGTACCGCGGCAGGCCCGTCGACGCCGGTGTCGCCCTGGTCCTGGGCGCGGGAAACGTCGCGGCGATCACCGCCCTCGACATCCTGCACAAGCTGTACGTCGACGGCCAGGTCGTCATCGCGAAGATGAACCCGGTCAACGCCTATCTCCGCCCCCACTTCGAGCGCGTCTTCGGCGAGTTCACCGAGCGCGGCTGGGTGCGGTTCGTCGACGGCGGCGCGGCGGAGGGCGCCAGGCTCGCCACGCACGAGGGCGTCGACAGCATCCATGTGACGGGCAGCGACCGGACCCACGACGCCATCGTGTGGGGGACGGACGACGAGGCCGAGGCGCGCCGCCGCGCGGACACACCGCTGAACACCAAGCCGTTCAGCAGTGAACTGGGCGGCGTCAGCCCCTGCGTCGTCGTGCCCGGCCCGTGGAGCGCGGCGGACTTCCGCTTCCAGGCCGAGCACATCGTCACCAGCAAGATGAACAACTCCGGCCACAACTGCGTCGCCAGCCAGATCCTCGTAATGCCCCGTGACTGGGACGGCACGGAGCGACTGCTCGACGAGATCCGCCGCGTACTGCGTGAACTCCCGGCCCGCACCGATTACTACCCGGGCGCCGATCAGCGGCTGGGCGCCGTGCGTACGGCGCACCCGGAGGCGGAGTCGTACGGGGACGGCGACTGCCGGATCCTGGTCCCCGACATCGCCACCACCGACGGCGACGGCGACGGCGACGGCAACGGCAACGGCAACGGCAACGGCAACGACATGTTGCTCACCGACGAGGTCTTCGGCAGCGCGCTGGGCGTCGTGCGCCTGCCCGGCGACACCCCGGACGCCTTCCTGGGCGCGGCCGTCGCCTTCGCCAACGACCGTCTTCCCGGAACCCTGGGCGCGACCCTCATCGTGCACCCGAAGACCGAGAGGACCCACCGAACCGCGGTCGAGGACGCCGTGGCCGGCCTGCGGTACGGCACCGTCGGCGTCAACTGCTGGTCAGCGATCGGCTTCCTGCTCGGCTACACCCCGTGGGGCGCCTACCCCGGCCACACCCGGCAGGACATCGGCAGCGGTGTCGGGTTCGTCCACAACGCGTTCATGCTCGCCGACGACGACATCGAGAAGACCGTCCTGCGGGCGCCGTTCGCACCCGCTCCCCGCGGTCTGCTCTCCGGCTCCCCCTCCCTGTCCCCGCGACCGCCCTACTTCGTCACCAACCGCACCGGCGCCGCCACCCTGGCACGGGTCACCCGCTTCACGGCGGCGCCCAGCATCGCCAGACTGCCTGCCATCTTCGCCTCCGCACTCCGCGGCTGAACGCAACGCCCCAGAAGGAGACCCTCCTCGTGAACATCGCCGACTTCCTCAGCCGCAGCGCGGCGGACCACGGCCCTCGCATCGCTGTCGAGCTGGGAGAGGACGCACTGACCTACTCCGAGCTCGACGCCCTCGCCGGCCGGACGGCCGCGTTCCTCAGAGCACAGGGCATCCTGCCCGGTGACCGGGTCGGCATCATGCTGCCCAACACACTGGAATTCCCCGTCCTCTATTACGGTGCGCTGCGCGCCGGCGCCGTCGTCGTCCCGATGAACCCGCTGCTGAAGGCCCGCGAGATCGCCCACTACCTCAAGGACTCCGGCGCGGTGCTGCTGCTCGCGCACGACGGGGTCCTGGGCGCGGCGGTCGAGGGGAAGAGCGCCGCCGGCACGGAGGTCGCGATCGTCCCGATCGCGGACGGGTCGCTCACCGAACTGCTCGCCGACCACCCCGAGTCCGCCCGCGCCGCGGTCGGTGGCGACGAGGACACCGCCGTCATCCTCTACACCTCCGGCACCACGGGCCTGCCCAAGGGCGCCGAGCTCACCCACACCAACCTGGCCCGAAATTCCGAGATCGCCGCACGGTCGCTGTTCCACCTCACCGCCGAGGACGTGGTGCTCGGCTGCCTGCCGCTGTTCCACGCCTTCGGCCAGGCCGTCGCCATGAACACCACCATCAGCGTCGGCGCCCGCTTCACCCTGCTCCCCCGCTTCGAGCCGGCGCTCGCGCTGCGGACCGTCGAGCAGCGGCGGGTCACCCTGTTCGCCGGCGTGCCGACGATGTACGCGGCGATGCTCGGCGTGCACGCCCAGGAGCCCGGCACCCACGACACCTCCGCCCTGCGCCTGTGCGTCTCCGGCGGCGCCTCGCTGCCCGTCGAGGTCCTGCACGGCTTCGAGAAGGCCTTCGGCTGCCCCGTCCTGGAAGGCTTCGGCATGTCCGAGACCTCGCCCGTCGCCTCCTTCAACCATCCGGACCGCCCGCGCAAGGCCGGTTCGATCGGCACTCCGATCGAGGGTGTCGAGATGTGCCTCGTCGATGTGGTCGACGGCGTCGGCGAGCTGTGCGTCCGCGGCCACAACGTCATGAAGGGCTACTGGAACCGCCCGGAAGCCACCGCCGAGACGGTGAGGGACGGCTGGCTGCACACCGGCGACCTCGCCCGCGTCGACGAGGAGGGCTACTACTCCATCGTCGACCGCAAGAAGGACCTCGTCATCCGCGGCGGCTACAACGTCTACCCCCGCGAGATCGAGGAGGTGCTCTACGAGCACCCCGCCGTCGCCGAGGCCGCCGTGATCG from Streptomyces fradiae includes:
- a CDS encoding TIM-barrel domain-containing protein, yielding MVALMAAVFSVAGPVSSAAAATAGDATGVSQTGNTFTISTSTAAKARIQVARQDIFRIWLSPNGGFTDDPAGNALAIDTDFGAVTTSVTDAGTYYRIATPALNIRVNKSPLRFSVYRADNATLVWSESQPLSWTGTQASQYLTQGADEQFYGTGLRLGEWALRGKTVPVSGSNKWLENHNASPAPFYMSTNNYGVMRNTWAPGTYSFGAPGTFTHNENRFDAWYFVADSLKGVLDAYTDVSGKPFLAPMWGFELGNADCWNASNPDYTGDHDRLRHQTTPDVVGYANDARAADMPSGWFLPNDGYGCGYTAPLKSTVDALKAKGFQTGLWTSTGLSGIADEVGTAGSRGVKTDVAWIGGGYKYAFDGVQQAVDGIEKNSDARRYVWTVDGWAGTQRNAIVWTGDTPGTWDAMRWHVPAITGAGLSGLNYASGDVDGIFQGSPKTYVRDLQWKAMTPVFMTMSGWGPTSPEAGYQDKQPWRFAEPYLSINRTYLKLKMRMMPYFYSMSRVANETGTPTLRAMVLEYPDDPVARGNQTSGQFMSGDSLLVAPVVTDTTKRDGIYLPAGTWTDYWSGRTYSGPGWLNGYDAPLDRLPMFVKGGGIVPMWPQMNHTGEKPVDTLTYDVYPRGSSTFTLYEDDGITRQYQTGAYAKQKVDVTAPASGTGDVKISVGASTGSYAGKPASRGYAFTVHAAAAPTGVTVDGAALPALTSKAAYDSATTGWYFDPADRSGTLWVKTGSKSGAFTVTASGVTLLPATEVPATGTPISKSAWTIAYADSQETAYEDGAAANAIDGDPATKWHTAYSGGTAAQLPHEVQIDLGARYDVDSLSYLPRQDGGSNGRIGSYEVYVSDTTASWGSPVATGTWADSATEKKASFAPKTGRYLRLKALSEAGDSGPWTSAAEISATGLATPLPSNATLVNGASGTCVDLPYSATAPGTQPTLYACHGGANQRWTFTAAGALTGKDGVCLDGSGTTVTVQACNGSAGQKWQLGAQATITSGGRCLAPVGSGTANGTKLTLATCSGAAAQRWTPTA
- a CDS encoding TetR/AcrR family transcriptional regulator, whose amino-acid sequence is MVEKRVRSEGRGPGRPRDERVDIAVLDAVVALVAEGGLAAVTMDAVALRAGVGKMTIYRRWPTKQDLLIAAAESRVGPLSVPDLGDFRAELRVVLETRLKVYREPGIDRLLAGVIGAAAEADAVRTAYGAYSARGMGETRRILERGIARGDVRPDIDVRAVATMVAAPLVFRLVGEMEAPDGALVDTVVELVSRAVAASD
- a CDS encoding TauD/TfdA dioxygenase family protein, producing the protein MATSAATPQPVLDKPLLHYGSRVLERTAPGAPRSEYRILDISPLTPHIGAEIGGVDLTRPISKELVTELRLALLEWKVIFFRDQHGFTPEHHLALAGVWGEPEVNPFFPKSETAGVSRLAKDAMAVGQENIWHSDHSFMAAPAQGSVLRAVEIPPTGGDTMWADMYAAYDNLSERMKARIEGLTAVHDWVPSWGATMTEEQIAHFRRSLPPVEHPVVVRHPRTGRKLLYVNEPFTTRIVGLSEDESRELLDTLVLQARIPEYQVRFRWQPDSIAIWDNIAVQHYAINDYYPQRRVMERIAVAGVPLS
- a CDS encoding MFS transporter, yielding MTTAETSARPPRTRYTKAVRDSGTRAWIVTGLLVVFMMVNFADKAVFGLAADEIRADLGLSATEFGLANSAFFLLFSVAAVAVGLLADRVSPKWLLLAMALLWSVAQVPAALGGGLAVLIGTRIVLGAAEGPAFPVAQQAALSWFPNHRRNLPGALVTLGVTLGVITAAPGLTWVIARHGWRAALWVLAAAGLLWAAAWLGCGADGHHRDAAADRAGVRSAPSGRSVAWAAYRRIFGSRTWIGTTVAYFTSYWVVALMLVWMPSYLRNGLGHSSETAGKLVAVPWALGAVALLAQAALTGWLMRRGVSSRWARGRVGAGLLLVAALCFLAVPFVAGTGAKTALLVAGFGIGGSFATVAITTVAELAPAERRGGALGTMNAVVTTAGLIAPTVVGRMIDSQGGSGYQNAVVLSAVLLLLGAVAAFALIDPARDATPADA
- a CDS encoding aldehyde dehydrogenase family protein, whose product is MTELVDTAAALDHAVAELREGASSWARTPLAERIALLERLLPRIADGAENMVAACARAKGYDAGSAWAAEDWAGAPWALAQTTSAYLRVLRRVAAGEEPIPARAVHERDGRTVVDVFPASGWDSLLLNGFTAQVWTRPGTTADGVRSRAAGPYRGRPVDAGVALVLGAGNVAAITALDILHKLYVDGQVVIAKMNPVNAYLRPHFERVFGEFTERGWVRFVDGGAAEGARLATHEGVDSIHVTGSDRTHDAIVWGTDDEAEARRRADTPLNTKPFSSELGGVSPCVVVPGPWSAADFRFQAEHIVTSKMNNSGHNCVASQILVMPRDWDGTERLLDEIRRVLRELPARTDYYPGADQRLGAVRTAHPEAESYGDGDCRILVPDIATTDGDGDGDGNGNGNGNGNDMLLTDEVFGSALGVVRLPGDTPDAFLGAAVAFANDRLPGTLGATLIVHPKTERTHRTAVEDAVAGLRYGTVGVNCWSAIGFLLGYTPWGAYPGHTRQDIGSGVGFVHNAFMLADDDIEKTVLRAPFAPAPRGLLSGSPSLSPRPPYFVTNRTGAATLARVTRFTAAPSIARLPAIFASALRG
- a CDS encoding long-chain fatty acid--CoA ligase, with product MNIADFLSRSAADHGPRIAVELGEDALTYSELDALAGRTAAFLRAQGILPGDRVGIMLPNTLEFPVLYYGALRAGAVVVPMNPLLKAREIAHYLKDSGAVLLLAHDGVLGAAVEGKSAAGTEVAIVPIADGSLTELLADHPESARAAVGGDEDTAVILYTSGTTGLPKGAELTHTNLARNSEIAARSLFHLTAEDVVLGCLPLFHAFGQAVAMNTTISVGARFTLLPRFEPALALRTVEQRRVTLFAGVPTMYAAMLGVHAQEPGTHDTSALRLCVSGGASLPVEVLHGFEKAFGCPVLEGFGMSETSPVASFNHPDRPRKAGSIGTPIEGVEMCLVDVVDGVGELCVRGHNVMKGYWNRPEATAETVRDGWLHTGDLARVDEEGYYSIVDRKKDLVIRGGYNVYPREIEEVLYEHPAVAEAAVIGLPDDVLGEEVAAAIALRPGTSATPEELRDFVRAQVAPYKYPRIVWLVDALPKGATGKILKREIAATRP